A stretch of DNA from Nitrospira sp. KM1:
CTCGCGCAGGCTGGTCGCTTCGGCGGGTGGAGCTTGTATCTGAAAGACGGCAGGCCCGTCTATACGTATAATTTCCTCGGCCTGCAGCGATTTGATGTCATGGCGACTCAACCCCTCGCCGCCGGGAGAACGACCATACGATACGAGTTTGTCGCCGACGGACCCGGCATGGGACGGGGAGGAATGGGCACCATGTTTGTGAATGGCGGGAAAATCGCGGAAGGACGCATTGAGCGCACTCAGTGTTGCGTGTTCTCAGCCGATGAAGGCACCGACGTCGGGACGGACGATGGCACACCGGTGACGGAAGCCTACAAGGAACGGGATAACAAATTCACCGGCAAGATTCACAAAGTCACCATTGATCTGCTTCCGGTAAAAAAAGCCGGAAGCCAGGAAGGAGAAAAGACCGGAGCAGAGATGGCTCACAAAAAAACGCTGGCCGACTGACGATCTACCTGATTGCTCATGGGCTTGGACGAGCGGAGGCGAAACGACATGTGATGGTGTGGCCGTAACGTTTCACTACTTGCATTCTGAGAGGAGAATCTCATGCGTAAATATCTGATGATCGCGTTGGTGCTCGGCGGAATGACGATGTCGGCTGCGGGCTGTACCACGTACTACCGCGTGACTGACCCGACATCCGGAAAGGCCTATTACACGACCAAGGTCGACGAAAGCAAAGGCGGAGCCGTCAAAATCAAGGACGACAAGTCGGGAAGTACGGTGACGCTAAACTCCTCGGAGGTGAAGGAAATCTCCGAAGATGAATACAACGCCGGGCTGGTGGCCAAAGCACCGGCCAAGCAGGCGCCTGCTCAACCAGTGCCAGCCGGGACAGCAAGCCCTCAGTCACCGGCCAGTCCAATGCCAATGGTGGCTCCTCCCAATGAGCAGGTGGTGAAGTAGCTGGCGGGGGGGTGAACGGTTTTCAGTGTCGGCAAATAACCGGGACTTTGCGTCGATGGTGTGACAGGTGGGCAGTTGTTAGGGGCCGAACAACGGCTGGCCGTACCGTGCTTTGTCCTGTCGTTCATGCTACTGACGATGCCCGAGTTAGACGCCAGGGCGGAGGTCGGCTTCAACGCACAGGGCATTCTGTTTTATACCGACGACGTGGGCGTCTTTTCTGCCACGCGCCGTCTTTCGCGGGACAACGATCCGACTCAGCCCGCCATTGATACGCGATTGACCAACCAAGGCTCTGACGTCGTCTTTGAACCCGACGCCCGAGTCACTGAGTCGTTTGAGAATCCATTTGGAAAAACCGAACTGAGCCTTCGCGGTCAGGGATTCGTGTTTGTGGATAATCCGCGGTTCAATCATGGAACCCTGAACGTCCAGGCACTCCATGCTTTTAGCGATGCCACTCGGGTTCGATTCCGGTACTACTACGCGCCCGACCTCTTTCTAGGGGAGAACGAAGTCAGAAATCTGTCCTCGGAAGGGCTCGCTGCCGAAACCGTCACCAGTCATATTTGGTCGACGAGGGTGGAGCAGCGCCTTACAAGGGATGTCGATGCCCGTCTGTTGATGCGGTACGGCATTCGCCGATACAACGAGGCGTTCGCCGAACGGGATACCAACTTTTGGACGATCGGTCCGCACCTCGCATGGCGGGTGTCAGAACGGGTGGTGCTCGGATTCAGCTATCATTACGAGCGTGGGCTGGCGGAGGGACGTAACCAGCCGGAATTCAAGGACGATGTGTCGTACGTCAATCACTACCTCAGCGCCGATGTCGATGTGGAACTGATGGAACGGCTGGTCGTATCGGCGGCGGTGCATTATGAACGCAACAATTGGACAAGCGGTATCGTCGGCGACGAACGCAATGGCGCACACGAAACGATCTATCAGGGGGAAGTGATGCTGATACGAAGATTGACGGAGGTATGGACGTCCTTCGTGGGGTTCCAACGTTCGAGTCGGAAACAAAGTTTCGAGCCAGAGGCGGTCAAGAACACCAATGTCGGGGTAGGCGTGAGGGCGTCGTTTTAACACGCATCATTGCATTCGGGTGGAGGCACGGGGTGCGTGTATTCATTGGACGGCGATGGAGCATTGTTCTCGTCATGAGCGGCCTTTCCGCCTCGTGGTGTTGGATGGGATGGCCGGTCCTGGCCGGGGCCGATGAGCCTCAGGGAGGCGCCGTATCCGGCACTGATCGCGCCCCGCGGGTGGAGGAGGCCGGTGTGGAACAGGAACCGGATGCTGAATTGGAACCCGACCGTGAGGGTCCACGGCGGCAGCCTCGATTCTTGCCACCACGCCTCAGACCGAGGGAGTTGACACCGGAAGAACGGGAAGAGGCCGAATATCTCAAGAAATTGGCGGCCAAATACGGGACCGACCCCACGGCCATTGTCGGTCGTGTCCAACTCTCGGGGGCCTATGCAGACTTGCGGAATGATGCGCATGCGAGCGACGGGACGCTGCGCATCGATGTGCCATTCAGAAAAGATTGGCTCCTGCGTGTCGACACCCCGTTTGTGAAGTGGAGCGATCCGAGTCCAAACCGTGCCGGAATCGGAAGCGCGGCGGGCTTCAGCGACATGTTCGTCACACTCGGCTGGCGTGCCTACAACACCCCGGAATATGCCTTTCTCATCGGTGCGCTCACGACACTCCCGACTGCGTCGGTCAATACATTGGGAACCGGAAAATACACCGCCGGTCCGATTATCGCCACTGCCCGTTTCTTGTCCCGGTGGGAATCGTTTCTGTTCGGGATCTTTCAACATCAAATGTCCGTGGGCGGGGACCCTTCCCGCACCAACGTCTCGCTGACGAGGGCGACCGCGCAAATCAATACCATTTGGGCGGAGCGGTGGTGGACCGTTGTTCAAGCCGTGTGGCAGGTGAATTGGGAGCGAAGCGCCAAGAGCAGCATGACCATGGAATTGGAAACTGGAAGAAGCCTGATCGGGCGGTGGGGAGCCTACCTTCGTCCAGGCGTAGGCATATGGGGTCAATCGCTGGCCGGCGCCTACGAATGGAACGTTGAAGTCGGCGTGCGTTACATGTTTCCGAGTTTCTAGCAACCCTCGGCCGATCAGTATGATGGTGCTGCGCGGTTGCCCGGTATTTAGGAATCGGGTTTGACTCTCACGAGGTGAACGGATGAATGAAGCTGGGAACGGTCATGATGAAGTGACGTTCTCTTTAATCCGGAACGATCCCTGGTTTCGGCTTCAGCGAACCCTCGGGCTGATTCCGGCGCAGGGTCTGGGAATCGTTCGACGATGCGGGGTCTTTGCGATGATCACCTGGCTTCCTATTGCGATCTGGGCCATATGGTGGCGACGAGCATTTCCCGGAGAAATCGCTGAACCGTTGCTCCAACATTTTGGAATCCATGTTCGGTGCCTGCTCGCCATTCCATTGTTCATCATTGCGGAGATGACGGCGGATCGGACTTTTCGTGAAGCCATACCGTATTTTGGACGTTCCGGTATCATTGACGACGATAAACCCCGATTCATTCAGATTCTGCGGTCCGCCGACCGGATGCGGGATGCATGGTATGTCTGGTCGTCAATGTTTGCCATCATGTTGCTCGTCGTTCTCGTGGGAGACCAGGAGGCCATGCACCTGCATGAATTGGTGTGGGCCGACGAAGGGGCACCGGGTCGTCAACACCTCGGCTTTGGCGGATGGTGGTTTCTCTTCGTGATGCGGCCGTTGTTCGTCTGGCTCCTGTTGGTCTGGGTGTGGCGGTTAGTGGTCAGTACGGTTTTGTTATGGCGGATTTCCCGGCTGACCCTCCATCTTGTTCCTACCCATCCTGATCGTGCCGGCGGTCTGGGGTTTCTGGAGGATCTATCAATGGTATTCAGCCCGGTGATTTTTGCTCTGTCGGCAGTTCTTGCATCACGATGGGGGCACGAGGTTCTCTATCATGGTGTTGACGTGCATAGCTTTACCATGCCATTTGCGCTATTCGTCGCAAGCATGCTGGTACTGATTGTGGGTCCCTTGACGTTGTTCGTCCCTCAACTGCTTCGTTTGAAGCGACAGGCATTGGCAGACTATAGCGACCTTGTGGGGCGGCATGGGCGGCAGGTCCACCGACGGTGGATCAGCAGGAAGCCGGTTACGGAGGAACCGTTGCTTCAGGCCGCCGAACTAGGGCCGGTCATTGATACGGTATCCATGTACGAGGTCGTTGACCAGATCCGTCCGGCTCCAATCGCGAGAAAGGCGCTCTTGGCGGTGGTGCTTCCGGCCCTGTTTCCCATGATTCCGATGGTGGCCACGCAAATACCCTTGAAGGATGTGATGCTCAAGTTGCTGGAGACATTGGTATGAACAAAGCAAATTGACGCATGAGATCCTCGATTGGAGATCGGATTGCCGTAGTGTAGACTGCTGACTCCCGTATTTCACACCACTGCGCAACCAGGAGCACGATCGTTATGACGACTACCAATACTTCTCTTATCGAACGTTCTTCGTGGAAAGCACTCGAAGAGCATGGGCGGCAGATCCAAGGCAAGCATCTTCGCAGTCTCTTTGCCGATGATCCGCAGCGTGGGACACGAATGACGGCCGAGGGTGTGGGAATATTTCTCGACTACTCCAAGAACCGTGCGACGGATGACACGGTGAGGCTCCTCGTCCGTCTGTCGGAGGAGTCCGGGTTGCGCGCACGGATCGATGCTATGTTCGGAGGCGAAAAGATCAACGTGACGGAAAAGCGCGCCGTGTTGCACACCGCACTTCGAGCCCCGCGAGGCGCATCGATCGTCGTGGACGGCGAAAACGTCGTGCCGAAGGTCCATGCGGTCCTCGACAAGATGGCGGGATTTTGTACCAGCGTGCGAAGCGGAGTCTGGAAAGGGCATACGGGCGGGCGTATCCGCAATGTGGTGAACATCGGCATCGGCGGATCCGACCTCGGACCCGTCATGGCCTATGAGGCGCTCAGACACTACAGCGAACGAAACATGACGTTCAGGTTCGTCTCAAATGTCGATGGGACCGACTTCGCCGAGGCCGTCCGGGATTTGAATCCTGCCGAGACGCTCTTCATCGTGTCATCAAAGACGTTCACGACGTTGGAGACGATGACCAACGCGCACACCGCGCGGGAGTGGCTCCTGAGGGGGTTGGGCGGCGACGCCGCCTCTGTCGCCAAACATTTTGTCGCCGTGTCCACGAATGCGTCCGAGGTGTCGAAGTTCGGGATCGATACGGCCAACATGTTCGAGTTCTGGGACTGGGTCGGGGGCCGCTATTCGATGGAATCCGCAATTGGTTTGTCCACGATGCTGGCCGTCGGTTCTGACCATTTCATGGCCATGCTGAAGGGGTTCCATGAAATGGACGAGCACTTCCGGACCGCTCCCTTTGACCGCAATCTGCCGGTGCTCATGGGCTTATTTGCCCTCTGGTACGCGAACTTTTTCGGCGCTCAGACCGTGGCGGTTCTCCCGTATGACCAGTATTTGAAACGGTTTCCGGCATACCTGCAGCAATTGACGATGGAAAGCAACGGCAAGCACGTGACACTCGACGGAAAGCAGACCGCGTACGATACGGGGGCGATTTATTGGGGAGAACCTGGCACCAACGGCCAGCATTCCTTTTATCAACTCATCCATCAGGGGACCAGACTCATTCCTTGCGATTTCATCGCCTTTCAGCGGTCACTGAACACTCTTGGCAGACACCACGAGATCCTTATGGCTAATGTCTTTGCTCAAAGCGAAGCGCTCGCGTTCGGCAAGACTGCCGATCAGGTCAAGCAGGAAGGTACGCCCGAGTGGCTCGTGCCTCACCGGGTATTCGAGGGGAACCGACCGTCCAACACGATTCTCGTCGATCGGCTCACGCCGGAAACGCTTGGCAAGCTGGTCGCTCTCTACGAGCATTCCGTCTTCACCCAAGGGGCAATCTGGGGAATTGATTCGTTCGACCAGTGGGGGGTGGAACTCGGGAAAGTACTGGCTCAGCGCATCATTCCTGAATTGGAGAACAGCGGTGAGCCGAAACTCGGTCACGATAGTTCTACGAATAATTTGATCCGGCGGTATCGCGTCCGGTCACGCGGCTGACGGCTCAGTGTTGAGGGTCAGGCGGTAAAAAAGAGAAGCGGGGATTGCACAATATGGACACATGGTGGAGGTTTCCTGTAAGCTCGGCCCCCCAATCGGGAGGAACTCAGTCATTAGGAGGAGGTATTATGCGCACACATGTCATGGCAGCGTTGATGATCGCGGGGTTGGCAGTGGCCACCGTGGGCTGTACCAGCTACTACCGCGTCACGGATCCGGCCTCCGGCAAGACCTACTACACCACGAAAATTGATGATACCCGTGGCGGGGCCGTCAAGATCAAGGACGACAAAAGCGGAAGCACGGTGACCCTGCATTCGTCCGAGGTCAAGCAGATTTCGTCGGATGAATATGAAGCTGCTCTCAAACCGCCGCCACCGCCTGTTCAGAAGTAATGTGACGCAGGCTATCTGGTGAAGCAGGGGACGCAATGGATCGACGAATAACCATAATGGGATATCTGTTCCTTGTCGGTCTCTTACTCGGTTCCTTCTTCTTGTCACCGATGGTTCAGGCCGAAGAAACGGGAGATCCCCCCCTGCCGGAGAAGTTGATGGTCCGCGGCGGGTGGGCCTATGTGTTCGGGGCGACCGTCAATGCCGGAGTGGCCGGCCCGGTCCTGGGTCTTGGCACCACGGTCGACTTCACAAATACGCTGGGTGGAAGAAGCAGCACCGATGCCTTCCGAGTCGATACGCTCTATCGATTCAATGATCGTCATGCTCTCGGATTTTCGTGGTATCGCGTGGGATTGGGCGGAGAGAAGGCCCTCAATCAGCAAATACAAATCCGAGACAACATCGTTGCAGCCGGTGCGGCGACCCAGACCTCGCTGAGTTTGAACACGTACCGGTTGCTGTACAACTATTCTTTTTACCGGAACGACAAAGTGGAACTGGGCGTATCGCCGGGGCTGTACATGATGCGGACCACGTTCAACTTTGCCGCACAAGGCACGATCAACGGCGTCGTCAATAACACCACACTCGTGAATGAGCAGATCACGCTGCCACTCCCGTCCATCGGGTTCGTTGCAAACTACAACATCACGCCCAGATTGGCGTTTCAAAGCCGATACGACTTCTTCTATCTGAGCATCAATAAATATACGGGGGCGATGTTTGAATTCTACGCCGGCTTGGAGTACCGGCTGTTTAAACATTTCGCATTAGGAGCGGCGTACGACCGTTTGCAGGCCAGTCTGCGAGGAGACGGCAACCAGGGGTTCAACATCGACTTCAGTTACAATCTCGCATATGTGTACGCAAGTCTCTATGCCTTCTAGCAACGTAACGAATGATTATTCATCCGCTCTGTGTCTCTCCTGAAAGGGCTGTCTGCTGCGGCGGTAACGAGGTTGGAGAATCGAAACGATTGGAACATTCTGTACGTCTGCGACGCCTTGTATTTCTGAATGTCGGACATCGGCCGGCGATCAACTAGCGCTCGGCGCTGTTCGTGCCCGTATTCTTGTGTCACGTCCAACAAGTCACCAGTTCCTCCCTTGCCATCCCGAGACCCGACCTTCCCGACGACGAACGTTGCCCAAGGATAACGAAGGAGGGATTCCATGCGAAGCATGATTCGAATGCTGTGTTTTGCGACGATTGGCTTCTGGCTCGTCGTGCCCGGGGCAATCTGGGTGCTGCCTCTTCTGGCAGAGGAAGGCGTAAGGCAACCGACGCTGAAAGATCTACTCGAGCAGCGGCCATCAGAGTCAGCCACGGCGAATGACATTGCGCACGGCGTGCCTGAGGATCCTTTGGGCCGGGGCACACCCCGATCAGCCGTTCGCGGCTATCTGCTGTCCGTAAGGGCGAGGAACTATGCGCAGGCGGCCGAGTATCTGGATCTTCGCAATCTTCCCCCGGACATGAGCGAGAGTCAGGGGCCGGAGTTGGCCAGGAAGTTACGAATCGTCCTGGATCGCACACTGTGGATTGATTTGGAAACCCTCAGCACCAATCCTGAAGGCGAGGGGGACGACAACCTTCCGGTGGTGCGCGATCGTCTTGGCCACGTTGGAACAGAGGCCAGAACCTACGATCTGCTCCTCCAACGCGTGCCGCGAGGCGATGGCGTGTACATCTGGAAGTTTTCGGGTGTGACCGTGGCAGAAATTCCGGAACTCTATCATCTCTTCGGGTATGGTCCGCTTGAGAAAATCTTTCCGGCCTGGCTTTTTGACGTGTCGGTTCTCGGGATCCATCTGTGGCTGTGGGTAATTTTCATCATTGTCGGAGCGGCACTCTATCCCGTGGCCATGTCGATAACCTGGTTGATCATTCAGGTCATTGACCGCTTCAACAAGAATCTCGCCGAGCAATTCAACCGGCTATTCAGAGGGCCCGTCACGCTGCTGCTCTGGACGGTGATCGGTAGGAACGCCATGGAAATGATCGGTACGACCGTGGCCACTCGTGCGTTGGGGCAGAGTCGGACGGTTCAGGTGTTTGGGTTGGCATGGCTCCTCATGCGTATCATTGATTTTGTTGCGCAACGGGCCGGTTCCAATCTGGATCGAAAGGGTCTCGCAGGATCACGGGTGCTGCTCGTGCCGTTGTCTCGGTTGGTCAAGTTCATGGCGTTGGCCGGTGCAGTCCTTCTGTGGTTGGACAACGCAGGCTACAAAGTGACGACCTTGCTGGCCGGACTGAGCATCAGTGGCGTGGCCGTCGCATTGGCTTCTCAGAAGAGCCTCGAGAACATTTTTGGCGCCGTGACATTGTTCTCAGCCAGGCCGGTCAAGGTTGGGGATTTCTGCAGCTTCGGTTCCGAGATAGGAACAGTGGAAGAAATCGGTCTGCGCGCAACCAAGATCCGGACACTGGAACGGACCGTGATCACAGTGCCCAACGCCGAGTTTGCGAACATGCATCTGAACAATTATTCGATGCGCGACCGGTTCTGGTATCACCCGATGCTGCAGTTGCGTTATGAAACCACCCCTGATCAGATCCGCTACATCCTGGTCGAAGTTCGCAAAATGCTTTACGCACATCCAAAAGTCTTGTCCGAACCGATGCACGTGCGTTTTAAGAACTTCGGTGAGTACTCGCTGGACATCGAAGTCTTCGCCTACATGGGCGTCACGACCTATGACGAATCGTTGGAAGTGGCGGAGGATTTGAATCTGCGTGTCATGGACATCATTGCGGCGGCCGGATCCGACTTCGCCTTTCCTTCACAAGTCGAGTACTCGATTCCAGGAAAGCCGTTCGATGACGAGCGGGCCAAAGCGGTCGCTCGCGAAGTCAAGCAATGGAAGGCCGAACGAAAACTCTATTTGCCGAATTTTCCTAACGAGACCATCGCGGAGATCAAAGGGTCGTTGGCATATCCCCCGGAGGGATCGCCGCAGTATGCTCCGGCCAAAGGATGACCGTGAGCGAACGTTCGATCTTCTGTCAGTTATGCCGGTAGGAGGAAGTGCTTCGGTTCGGTGGGCAGGCAATGGTGGTCATCGTCAATGCAACGGGCGGACGAACACGACGGCGAGAAATACAAACAAGGAGGAACGTCATGCGAATGATCATTGCGGCGATCATGCTGGGGCTTGTCTCTGTGCAAGGGTGCGCGTCAGAACCGGCGCCTGCGCCCGGGCCCGGTCGATCGAATGCTCCATCCGCGGTTCCGGCTACAAGTCAGGCCGGCTCCGGGACCACGAACGCTGACATTCTGTTAAGCAAGATCAAGGCAGACAAGAAGCTGCTGGTCGCCACGAACATGAATCTCACGGAGGCCGAAGCGGCGAAGTTCTGGCCGTTGTATGATTCGTATCAGCAGGAGTTGCAGCAAATCAATCAACGGCTTGGCCGGACCATCGCGGAATATGCCGATGCCTATCAAAAGGGACCTTTACCCGATACCACGGCAAAGCATTTGCTCGACGAGGCGCTTGCTGTCGATGAGGCCGAAGTGGCCTTGAAACACACCTATGCCGAAAAACTGACCCGGGAACTGCCGGAAACCAAGGTCGCGCGGTACATGCAAATTGAGACCAAGATCCGGTCACTGTTGAAATTTGAATTGGCGCGTCAGATACCATTGGTTCATTGATCTGAACAGTCTCGGAAGACCGGAGCGGCGGAAGGCGCCGGCCGATGATTCATGACCATGGAATGTGAAGACGCACGGTGAAGCTCTTCCGCAAGAGTCATGGCAAGCGAGACCTGTCAGTTTTGACAGTTCCTCGCCCCTCGCCTTCATGGCACAACTAGCGGGTAGAAATCCCAAAGGAGAAGCATGGAAGGACTCATGAGGCGCACAGGGACGTGGTGTCTGGTTTTGCTGCTGACATTCCAACTCGGATGCGAATACGTCCGGCCGACCTTGAACGCCCCGCTGAGGCAATGGGTGCCCAACGGTGGCTACCGGTTTATCGGTCTGGCGCCTCCTGAGGCCGAGAATTCTGACAGCATGCTGATCGTCGCTGCGTTTTCAGGCGGAGGAACACGTGCATCGACGTTGGCCTTCGGGGTGCTTCGGGAACTGGCTCATCAGGAGATCATTTGGGAAGGCAAACGAAAACGCCTGCTCGATGAGCTTGATGTGATACACGCCCTGTCCGGTGGAACTTTTACCGGCGCGTACTATGTCTTGAATCGTGACCAGATCTTTCATGATTTCGAATACCGCTTTCTTCGGAAGGATTGGGAAACCGAGCTCAAGGAGAGGGTGTTCAAGTCTCCAAGCAACTGGTTCAGACTCTGGTCCCCGTATTTTGGCCGGGCACATCTGATGTCCGAGCTGCTCGACGAAGCCTTGTTCGATCATAAGACCTATGCAGACCTGGCTGCCTTGCACCAGCGACCCCTCCTGATCATTCATGCGTCTGATATGGCCACGTTGTCGCGATTCGAGTTCACGCAGTTTCAGTTCGACTTTCTTTGTTCGGACCTCGGTGAATTGCCCATTGCCTATGCATCGGCGGCATCCGCTGCGTTGCCGCTCATACTGAGTCCGATTTCCCTCAAGAATTACGCCAATCAATGCAGCTACGAGATTCCTGCCTATCTGGAGAAAGCCAAACGGGGGGGCAGGATCGGCGCACAGCGCGCCAATGAATTGCTTTCGTACACGGATTCGCAAAAGCGACCCTACATTCATTTGCTCGACGGCGGATTGTCCGACAACCTTGCTCTGCGGGGCCTGATCGAGGGAAGCGGCCTTTCGGGTGGATTCGAAAAGTTGCTCATAGCTGCCGGCGTGAAAAACATCAAGAAATTCGTCGTGATTTCGGTCAATGCCGAGACATCCCCTGACGTGGTCGATTTTCGAAGCGATCACATTCCCGTGATTTCCAAGGCCATGGGGTCGTTGGTCGATATCCCCATCAATCGGTATTCATTCGATACGACCACACTCATTAAAATGGGCATCGACAAATGGCGCGACGAGCTGAGGCTGAAGCCTCGAACTCCAGACAGCCCGTTTGCATCGGATGGCGATATTTACTTCATCGACGCGAGTTTGAATGAAGTCGAAGATCCCGACGAGCGGATCGATCTGATGAAGATTCCGACGACCCTGTACTTGACGGATCCGCAGATCGACAAGCTTGTACTGGGGGCCACAAAACTCATTCGCAATAACAAGGAATTTCAGCGTCTCATGCAGGATATCGAGGCGCCGCCGTTGGAGGAGTCGAACATTCAGGCGGACAAAATGCCTCTTGCGAACTGAAAGCGTCCGGTCTGGTGGCAGGGGCGGCCGGTTCAGTTCACACTGAAGCGGAACGGCGCAGTGACCATGGGGGGCCAGGTGGAGTCTATGACGGAACATCACTTTTCGCGACGAGTGGGGGCAATCTTCTCGTTTCTAGTCTTCGTTGTGTTCCTCTCCGGATGCGGCGGAG
This window harbors:
- the pgi gene encoding glucose-6-phosphate isomerase, with translation MTTTNTSLIERSSWKALEEHGRQIQGKHLRSLFADDPQRGTRMTAEGVGIFLDYSKNRATDDTVRLLVRLSEESGLRARIDAMFGGEKINVTEKRAVLHTALRAPRGASIVVDGENVVPKVHAVLDKMAGFCTSVRSGVWKGHTGGRIRNVVNIGIGGSDLGPVMAYEALRHYSERNMTFRFVSNVDGTDFAEAVRDLNPAETLFIVSSKTFTTLETMTNAHTAREWLLRGLGGDAASVAKHFVAVSTNASEVSKFGIDTANMFEFWDWVGGRYSMESAIGLSTMLAVGSDHFMAMLKGFHEMDEHFRTAPFDRNLPVLMGLFALWYANFFGAQTVAVLPYDQYLKRFPAYLQQLTMESNGKHVTLDGKQTAYDTGAIYWGEPGTNGQHSFYQLIHQGTRLIPCDFIAFQRSLNTLGRHHEILMANVFAQSEALAFGKTADQVKQEGTPEWLVPHRVFEGNRPSNTILVDRLTPETLGKLVALYEHSVFTQGAIWGIDSFDQWGVELGKVLAQRIIPELENSGEPKLGHDSSTNNLIRRYRVRSRG
- a CDS encoding mechanosensitive ion channel family protein, which encodes MRSMIRMLCFATIGFWLVVPGAIWVLPLLAEEGVRQPTLKDLLEQRPSESATANDIAHGVPEDPLGRGTPRSAVRGYLLSVRARNYAQAAEYLDLRNLPPDMSESQGPELARKLRIVLDRTLWIDLETLSTNPEGEGDDNLPVVRDRLGHVGTEARTYDLLLQRVPRGDGVYIWKFSGVTVAEIPELYHLFGYGPLEKIFPAWLFDVSVLGIHLWLWVIFIIVGAALYPVAMSITWLIIQVIDRFNKNLAEQFNRLFRGPVTLLLWTVIGRNAMEMIGTTVATRALGQSRTVQVFGLAWLLMRIIDFVAQRAGSNLDRKGLAGSRVLLVPLSRLVKFMALAGAVLLWLDNAGYKVTTLLAGLSISGVAVALASQKSLENIFGAVTLFSARPVKVGDFCSFGSEIGTVEEIGLRATKIRTLERTVITVPNAEFANMHLNNYSMRDRFWYHPMLQLRYETTPDQIRYILVEVRKMLYAHPKVLSEPMHVRFKNFGEYSLDIEVFAYMGVTTYDESLEVAEDLNLRVMDIIAAAGSDFAFPSQVEYSIPGKPFDDERAKAVAREVKQWKAERKLYLPNFPNETIAEIKGSLAYPPEGSPQYAPAKG
- a CDS encoding patatin-like phospholipase family protein, which produces MEGLMRRTGTWCLVLLLTFQLGCEYVRPTLNAPLRQWVPNGGYRFIGLAPPEAENSDSMLIVAAFSGGGTRASTLAFGVLRELAHQEIIWEGKRKRLLDELDVIHALSGGTFTGAYYVLNRDQIFHDFEYRFLRKDWETELKERVFKSPSNWFRLWSPYFGRAHLMSELLDEALFDHKTYADLAALHQRPLLIIHASDMATLSRFEFTQFQFDFLCSDLGELPIAYASAASAALPLILSPISLKNYANQCSYEIPAYLEKAKRGGRIGAQRANELLSYTDSQKRPYIHLLDGGLSDNLALRGLIEGSGLSGGFEKLLIAAGVKNIKKFVVISVNAETSPDVVDFRSDHIPVISKAMGSLVDIPINRYSFDTTTLIKMGIDKWRDELRLKPRTPDSPFASDGDIYFIDASLNEVEDPDERIDLMKIPTTLYLTDPQIDKLVLGATKLIRNNKEFQRLMQDIEAPPLEESNIQADKMPLAN